Proteins encoded in a region of the Streptomyces sp. NBC_00310 genome:
- a CDS encoding energy-coupling factor ABC transporter substrate-binding protein translates to MNRNTKINLLLLVVVAALAVLPLALGLGDHKEEPFTGSDGEAETAITEIEPDYEPWFSPLYEPPSGEIESALFSLQAALGAGVLAYYFGIRRGRRQGEARARAHLDAAGDTDTAAPAASATPVSATVAATTAAATAPKAAAGDEGSSGGTGESPAGRV, encoded by the coding sequence ATGAACCGGAACACGAAGATCAACCTTCTGCTGCTGGTCGTCGTGGCCGCGCTCGCCGTCCTGCCGCTGGCCCTCGGCCTCGGCGACCACAAGGAGGAGCCCTTCACGGGGTCCGACGGCGAGGCGGAGACGGCGATCACGGAGATCGAGCCGGACTACGAGCCGTGGTTCTCGCCCCTGTACGAGCCGCCCTCCGGTGAGATCGAGTCGGCGCTGTTCTCCCTGCAGGCCGCCCTCGGCGCGGGCGTCCTCGCCTACTACTTCGGTATCCGCCGCGGCCGGCGCCAGGGCGAGGCACGGGCCCGCGCGCACCTGGACGCGGCCGGGGACACCGACACGGCGGCCCCTGCGGCTTCGGCGACCCCGGTGAGCGCGACGGTCGCGGCCACCACGGCAGCCGCGACGGCCCCCAAGGCCGCGGCCGGTGACGAAGGCTCGTCCGGTGGTACCGGGGAGTCCCCCGCCGGGAGGGTCTGA
- the cbiQ gene encoding cobalt ECF transporter T component CbiQ, which produces MLPIDAAAHSSRWRRRHPVDKAVLGLGLTVLAISLPPWPGAALVLLTALVVLLGPAGVPGRRLWRAYRVPLGFCVTGALPLLVQVGGPDGFVALAEGGPVRAGELMLRTSAASLGVLLFAFTTPMSDLLPRLVKAGVPAPVVDVALVTYRMSFLLLDSVRRIREAQAARLGHTTRAATWRSLAGLGATAFVRAFDRAARLQTGLAGRGYDGTLRVLVPEARISARFTVISVVLLAAVATLTFVLERPLT; this is translated from the coding sequence GTGCTGCCGATCGACGCGGCGGCGCACAGCAGTCGCTGGCGCCGCCGCCATCCCGTGGACAAGGCCGTGCTCGGGCTCGGCCTCACCGTGCTCGCGATCTCCCTGCCGCCCTGGCCCGGCGCGGCCCTGGTCCTGCTGACCGCGCTCGTCGTGCTGCTGGGCCCGGCGGGCGTGCCCGGCCGCCGGCTGTGGCGCGCCTACCGGGTGCCGTTGGGCTTCTGCGTGACCGGCGCGCTGCCGCTGCTCGTCCAGGTCGGCGGACCGGACGGCTTCGTGGCCCTGGCCGAGGGCGGACCCGTCCGCGCCGGGGAGCTGATGCTGCGCACCTCGGCCGCCTCCTTGGGCGTACTCCTGTTCGCCTTCACCACGCCCATGTCGGACCTGCTGCCGCGCCTGGTGAAGGCCGGGGTGCCCGCGCCGGTCGTGGACGTGGCGCTGGTCACGTACCGCATGAGCTTTCTGCTCCTGGACTCGGTGCGCCGTATCCGGGAGGCGCAGGCGGCCCGGCTCGGGCACACCACACGGGCCGCCACCTGGCGTTCCCTCGCCGGCCTCGGCGCCACCGCGTTCGTACGGGCCTTCGACCGGGCGGCGCGGCTCCAGACCGGGCTCGCCGGGCGGGGGTACGACGGCACCCTGCGCGTCCTGGTGCCCGAGGCCCGGATCTCCGCCCGCTTCACCGTGATCAGCGTCGTGCTCCTCGCCGCGGTGGCCACCCTCACCTTCGTCCTCGAAAGGCCGCTGACATGA
- a CDS encoding aldo/keto reductase, with protein MRTRTLGRTEVRVTELAYGAAGIGNLFRPVADEEAAAAVDAAWDAGIRTFDTAPHYGLGLSERRLGAALRDRPRDTYTVSTKVGRLLVPADTQGDDLANGFAVPATHRRVWDFSADGVLRSLEASLDRLGLDRVDVALLHDPDVHAEQALDEAYPALERLRAEGVVGAIGVGMNQSALPARFLRETDIDVVLLAGRYTLLEQEGLAELLPGATARGRSVLIGGVFNSGLLVDPKPGATYDYAPAPEPVLERALRLRAITERHGVSLRAAALRFPLGHPAVASVLTGARSPDEVRDTVEQSRHPVPDALWDELRAEGLLAPETPVPLEEKEPS; from the coding sequence ATGAGGACCAGGACCCTCGGCCGCACCGAGGTGCGTGTCACCGAGCTGGCCTACGGCGCCGCGGGCATCGGTAACCTCTTCCGCCCGGTGGCCGACGAGGAGGCCGCCGCAGCGGTCGACGCCGCCTGGGACGCCGGGATCCGCACCTTCGACACGGCACCCCACTACGGCCTCGGCCTGTCCGAACGCCGCCTGGGCGCCGCCCTGCGCGACCGCCCCCGGGACACGTACACCGTCTCCACCAAGGTCGGACGACTGCTGGTGCCCGCCGACACCCAGGGCGACGACCTCGCCAACGGCTTCGCCGTCCCGGCCACCCACCGCCGCGTCTGGGACTTCAGCGCCGACGGAGTGCTGCGCTCCCTCGAAGCCAGCCTGGACCGCCTCGGCCTCGACCGGGTGGACGTCGCCCTCCTCCACGACCCCGACGTCCACGCCGAACAGGCCCTCGACGAGGCCTACCCGGCACTGGAGCGGCTGCGCGCCGAAGGCGTCGTCGGAGCCATCGGCGTCGGCATGAACCAGTCCGCCCTGCCCGCCCGCTTCCTGCGCGAGACCGACATCGACGTCGTCCTCCTCGCCGGCCGCTACACCCTCCTGGAACAGGAAGGCCTCGCCGAACTGCTCCCCGGGGCCACCGCCCGAGGCCGCAGCGTCCTCATCGGTGGCGTCTTCAACTCCGGCCTGCTCGTCGACCCCAAGCCGGGTGCCACCTACGACTACGCGCCCGCCCCGGAACCCGTACTCGAACGGGCCCTGCGCCTGAGGGCGATCACCGAACGCCACGGCGTGTCCCTGCGTGCCGCAGCCCTCCGCTTCCCGCTCGGCCACCCGGCCGTCGCGAGCGTCCTCACCGGCGCCCGCTCACCGGACGAGGTCCGCGACACCGTGGAGCAGTCGCGCCACCCCGTGCCGGACGCCCTCTGGGACGAACTGCGCGCGGAGGGCCTGCTCGCCCCGGAAACCCCCGTGCCTCTCGAAGAAAAGGAGCCGTCGTGA
- a CDS encoding SDR family NAD(P)-dependent oxidoreductase — protein MTEPTRDLTEPTGESTEPTGEPTGPTGELTGLKAVVTGGASGIGLATARLLAARGATVAVLDVDPSGASAPLLGLKADVTDDASVRAAVEQAAERLGGLDILVNNAGIGAQGTVEDNPDEQWQRVFDVNVLGMVRTSRAALPHLRGSAHAAIVNTCSIAATAGLPQRALYSASKGAVLSLTLAMAADHVREGIRVNCVNPGTADTPWVGRLLDAADDPEAERAALNARQPLGRLVTADEVAAAIVYLASPAAASVTGTALAVDGGMQGLRLRPANRP, from the coding sequence ATGACCGAGCCGACACGAGACCTGACTGAGCCGACAGGTGAATCGACCGAGCCGACAGGTGAACCGACCGGACCGACAGGTGAACTGACCGGTCTCAAGGCGGTCGTCACCGGGGGCGCGTCCGGCATCGGACTGGCCACCGCCCGACTGCTGGCCGCGCGGGGCGCCACGGTGGCCGTGCTCGATGTCGACCCCTCCGGGGCCTCGGCCCCGCTGCTCGGTCTGAAGGCCGACGTCACCGATGACGCCTCGGTGCGCGCCGCCGTGGAACAGGCGGCCGAGCGGCTCGGCGGTCTGGACATCCTCGTCAACAACGCGGGCATCGGCGCGCAGGGCACCGTGGAGGACAACCCGGACGAGCAGTGGCAGCGGGTGTTCGACGTCAACGTCCTCGGCATGGTGCGCACCAGCCGGGCCGCGCTGCCCCATCTGCGCGGCTCCGCCCACGCCGCGATCGTCAACACCTGCTCCATCGCCGCCACCGCGGGCCTGCCGCAGCGCGCCCTGTACTCCGCCAGCAAGGGCGCCGTCCTCTCGCTGACCCTGGCCATGGCCGCCGACCACGTGCGCGAGGGCATCCGCGTCAACTGCGTCAACCCCGGCACCGCCGACACCCCGTGGGTCGGTCGGCTCCTGGACGCGGCCGACGACCCCGAGGCCGAGCGCGCCGCCCTCAACGCCCGCCAGCCCCTGGGCCGCCTGGTCACCGCCGACGAGGTCGCGGCCGCCATCGTCTACCTGGCGAGCCCCGCCGCGGCCTCCGTCACCGGCACCGCCCTCGCCGTGGACGGCGGCATGCAGGGACTCCGGCTCCGCCCGGCGAACCGGCCATGA
- a CDS encoding energy-coupling factor ABC transporter ATP-binding protein yields the protein MSEPVLVALRGASFAYEDGPAVLSDLDFEVAEGRALALLGRNGSGKTTLMRLLSGGLRPRAGELAVEGQPVTYDRKGLTRLRTTVQLVVQDPDDQLFAASVAQDVSFGPLNLGLPDAQVRARVDEALGALGIGALADRPTHLLSYGQRKRTAIAGAVAMRPRVLILDEPTAGLDPDGQERLLATLDELRRSGTTVVMATHDVDLALRWADDAALLTPSGARTGPVAAMLARTDLLQQAGLRLPWGIAVAQLLREQSLLSDGESGPRTPEELAAMAGARVAPPLTADG from the coding sequence ATGAGCGAGCCCGTGCTGGTCGCCCTGCGGGGCGCGTCCTTCGCGTACGAGGACGGCCCGGCCGTGCTCAGCGATCTCGACTTCGAGGTGGCCGAGGGGCGCGCGCTCGCCCTGCTGGGCCGCAACGGCAGCGGCAAGACCACGCTGATGCGACTGCTCAGCGGCGGACTGCGGCCCCGTGCGGGCGAGCTGGCGGTGGAGGGGCAGCCGGTGACGTACGACCGCAAGGGCCTGACCCGGCTGCGTACGACGGTCCAGCTGGTCGTCCAGGACCCGGACGACCAGCTGTTCGCGGCCTCCGTCGCGCAGGACGTGTCGTTCGGGCCGCTGAACCTCGGGCTGCCCGACGCGCAGGTGCGGGCCCGGGTGGACGAGGCGCTCGGCGCGCTCGGCATCGGTGCCCTCGCCGACCGGCCCACCCATCTGCTCTCCTACGGCCAGCGCAAGCGGACCGCCATCGCCGGCGCGGTCGCGATGCGCCCCCGGGTCCTGATCCTCGACGAGCCGACCGCCGGGCTCGACCCCGACGGCCAGGAGCGGCTCCTCGCCACGCTGGACGAGCTGCGCCGGTCCGGCACCACCGTCGTGATGGCCACCCACGACGTCGACCTCGCCCTGCGGTGGGCCGACGACGCGGCGCTGCTCACCCCGTCCGGCGCGCGCACGGGCCCGGTGGCCGCGATGCTGGCCCGCACGGATCTCCTCCAGCAGGCGGGGCTACGGCTGCCCTGGGGCATCGCCGTCGCTCAACTGCTCCGCGAGCAGAGCCTGTTGTCCGACGGCGAGTCCGGCCCGCGCACACCGGAGGAGCTGGCCGCCATGGCGGGGGCACGCGTCGCTCCGCCGCTGACGGCTGACGGCTGA
- a CDS encoding amidohydrolase family protein, producing the protein MIVDAHHHVWDLSVRDQGWITGPELAPLRRDFPLRELEAAARFVGVTATVLVQTITVPEETPEFLALAAGSDVVAGVVGWTDLTAPDVAENLAKLREGPGGEHLVGIRHQVQGEPDPSWLVRPDVLRGLTAVADSGLVYDLLVKPHQLPAAVEVAGRLPGLTFVLDHLGKPPIASGELEPWAGEVRRLAALPNTVCKLSGLVTEADWNSWSVADLVPYADTVLDAFGPRRLMYGSDWPVCQLASDYVEVIDVVECLVSRLGPAEHREVFAGTAVRTYGLRI; encoded by the coding sequence TTGATCGTCGACGCCCACCACCACGTCTGGGACCTCTCCGTCCGCGACCAGGGCTGGATCACCGGACCCGAACTCGCCCCGCTGCGCCGCGACTTCCCCCTCCGCGAGCTGGAGGCGGCGGCCCGCTTCGTCGGTGTCACCGCCACCGTGCTCGTGCAGACGATCACCGTGCCCGAGGAGACCCCCGAGTTCCTGGCCCTGGCCGCGGGCAGCGACGTGGTCGCGGGGGTCGTCGGCTGGACCGACCTCACGGCGCCCGACGTGGCCGAGAACCTCGCCAAGCTGCGCGAAGGACCCGGCGGCGAGCACCTGGTGGGCATCCGCCACCAGGTACAGGGCGAACCCGACCCGAGCTGGCTGGTGCGCCCGGACGTACTGCGGGGTCTGACCGCCGTCGCCGACTCGGGACTCGTCTACGACCTCCTGGTCAAGCCGCACCAGCTCCCGGCCGCCGTGGAGGTGGCCGGGCGGCTCCCCGGACTCACCTTCGTCCTCGACCACTTGGGGAAGCCGCCCATCGCCTCCGGCGAACTGGAGCCGTGGGCGGGGGAGGTGCGTCGACTGGCCGCCCTGCCGAACACCGTGTGCAAGCTCTCCGGCCTGGTCACGGAGGCGGACTGGAACTCCTGGTCCGTCGCGGACCTCGTGCCGTACGCCGACACCGTGCTGGACGCCTTCGGTCCCCGGCGGCTGATGTACGGCTCCGACTGGCCCGTTTGTCAGCTCGCCTCCGACTACGTCGAAGTCATCGACGTGGTCGAGTGTCTGGTGTCCCGACTCGGCCCGGCAGAACACCGGGAGGTTTTCGCAGGCACCGCCGTCCGCACGTACGGCCTTCGGATCTGA
- a CDS encoding L-rhamnose mutarotase: protein MRVALHTKVRADRVEEYEAAHREVPEELTTAIRAAGVSQWTIWRSGTDLFHLLEVEDYARMIAELEKLPVNIAWQARMADLLDVVHDYSAEGSEAGLPVVWEL, encoded by the coding sequence GTGAGGGTCGCCCTGCACACCAAGGTCCGCGCCGACCGCGTCGAGGAGTACGAGGCGGCCCACCGCGAGGTCCCCGAAGAGCTGACCACCGCCATCCGCGCCGCCGGGGTGAGCCAGTGGACGATCTGGCGCAGCGGCACCGACCTCTTCCACCTGCTGGAGGTCGAGGACTACGCGAGGATGATCGCCGAGCTGGAGAAACTGCCGGTCAACATCGCCTGGCAGGCCCGCATGGCCGACCTGCTCGACGTCGTCCACGACTACTCGGCGGAGGGCTCCGAGGCCGGCCTGCCCGTGGTGTGGGAACTGTGA